The genome window agttatatgtttttgtgtggaaactgagctattggtcaatttgaattgtttttgtgtggaaattgagctatgggtttgaatttgtttagtggaattgtagtttttgtgcacacacttagataatcaatttaaatatatgtttttgtgtggaaactgacctattggtcaatttgaattgtttttgtgtggaaactgagctatgggtttgaatttgtttagtggaaACTGAGCGAGGTGGAGTTATTAGCTTGCTTCCTGATAATCTTAACAAAATTGGTGTGGAGTATGTTGAGGTTAGTTATTCATTACATTGTTTATACTgaattatgtctttttttttttcctttacaaatATGGAGCAGGTTTTTAATAGTTACAACAAATATTTGGTTGCTGTTTCAAATCTACTTTTATGCTTGgatatatatgtttcttttcatagatataaattaattttctgtaacatttttttttctttggtatatttTGTTGTTAGAAGTATGGCTTTGATTATGTGTggtttatatgtaaaatttgtatattgaCGTCTTGAAttgaggttgattttgggtACAGTTGACATCAGGCAGttgattttgtatataaaaCAGCCTTTTAAATTCTAATGTCATCATCTTATTCCTCTCATTGCAAATTGAACCAAATTCAATGGAAATCCCCCACTTGGGTTTTGCCCTGTTTAtgggttgaatatatatatttgggttttttgtaaTCCTGGGATCTAACTTTGGTTTgggatatattatatatatgaaattaatggGTAGCAATGCAGTGTATTGGTGTGTAAAATTGTTGTGCCCAATGCATTGGACAATATGGAGATGCTGTAAATGGCACATTTGAGGTTgatgaccccccccccccaactgtTTTCCCAATTAGGTAATAGTTAATAGGATGAACTTGTGGAAACATTGTTaatgtggttttgttttgttttggtttttgtttttgttttttttttttttcagctcaCATAGTGAATGATGGGACCCATGtgaaaattgataaatatttagaaacatggattaggaaaaaggaaataagTTGAACCAGGGGAAACATTATGAAAAATGTATCTTGGTCTCATCTCACATATTGAATGACCAAGTGTAAATTGTATAATTACTAGAAATGTGCAAATACAAATACTTTGATAGTGATCAGTTTTACTACAGAAACCTAAGAAAAGATCTATGCTGTTTGTGAGGTAAATTAGTATTGTATtaatttgtgtatgtgtgtggtgagagttttttttttttttttttttttttttttttttttttttttttttgatgaagaagttgttgtataTGGGTTGAAAATATATATCTGGGTTTTTTGTAATCCTAGGATCTAACTTTGGTTTgggatatattatatatatgaaattaatggGCAGCAATGCAGTATATTGGTGTGTAAAATTATTGTGCTCTATGCATTGGACAAGACAAGATAAGAATGTACTACTAGAGAATTGATGCTGAATTCCAATagctaatgtcacatcatttggaaaaaattggtaactttcccgtgcatcgcacgggttagcgactagtttaattttataattgagtTGGGTTTGGTACCTAATATATAAAatccaatatttttttcaaaattaaatcaaagacactattattatttatcaagGTCAAATTAGGTTAGTAAACTCACTTAAAGCTGACTGACTGCCATTCATTCCAACCACACAATAGTTTGGAACTTTATGTTCTGTTTGGTTGGGTGATAAAAAGGGAAGGATTGAAAATtagaatgaaatttatttatttatccatGCTAATTACACTATTTTCTATAATCTTCTTACGTAATAAGGGTGTAATACcaaatttattcaaataatatttgtacatttttagacccccttaaaacacaagttgtttaacctaattatttagccaagtgattacatagataaattattcaaatctaagttaatacaagtaaatcatatcatgtaaataatgtggaaatataaagaaaacaataatatgataacccaggaaaaccaaaccgataaaaaacctggggaggatttaacctaattatcctcaaggtaaaacaaatccactatgaaagaattagagtttgtacaatagaacttagatcactaacatcctattgctacatCGAGAAGAAAACTTACTATCATGACCACGTGACAGTTTTGaatccacagactacttctttccttgatctacagcaaccacaagtactcccacttgtgctttctttaagctcttgaaatagcaattgaagagatcatcaagttttcgacatcaatcttgataaccctaagtgtgtatgaaggtaaacatttcttgatctcacaagagattcacacacacagcatatcaacaacaactaaaacgtggctagggtttccttttatacttgaagcaaaacataaaaccttacaCGTCATATGGGTTTGGGCTGAGTtcaaaattctgcagaaaaaacaatctgcacgaggttcgatcgatcgagtctaatttgcaatcgatcgagccttgcagaaattgaatagtaatttcctgcaattactcaattccaactttacacataaacacactttaagcatcctaaatctagactctaagttttgatcatggtttgccaacattacacattgaagttctaatacatttagatccttaagtcttagaacccaataatattttctatctcattttaCTTTTCTATCTTTTCCACCAAATAggttaattaaaaataattatccgTAGAGGACCCTAGTTgaaattatttctcaaaaaaaaaaaaaaaaaaaaagaagaatcttCTCCACGAAATAGGTaggaaaatcaaaatatatttaataatttctagattttttatGCTCTTACTTTTCCATCGTCCCAAGCCTATTATAGCTCGACCAGCCAAGTCAAATGAGAAATACTAGTTTATTATGACAAAAATCCATGGCATTTTGGCATATTAGAAATCAATGTGCATAAATAATTAgggttccttcttttttttttttttgggcctgaTTCACACATCCAACAGTAATCAAATGAGAATTAGCCTATTATTTATGGCGGTGTTAACACTAATCAATAATTGTTGGGTTCAAGagttggggttcaagtctctaggagggagcttcacacacatatatatatacttatatcttgtatttaaaaaaaaaaaaaaaaaaaaagaatcctcAACATATTTAAACCTGAACCCTCCATCTTATATctcttatttttcctttgtgTGCCTCTGCTTCATAGTGACTCAACTCCAAATCTTCTGTAAGTGTATCTCAGATTCTCATTTGATCCACATCAAAGTCTTATAAAATAGATTAATCCATGAATTTTTGTGAATGAGCTGACTGATGCGTTGTGGCTTTCATGaaagaaattgttttttgtGTTACATTATCCACATCAAAGGCTTCTCTGCAGTCGAAAAGTGTCTTGACTGATGTCTTCTAGGTGCAATAGTTTTGCAGGATTGCCAAAACTTTGTTATTCTGTTGCAAAGAAGttttaaatgtttatatatTGATTAAATCTAGCATTGCATTGCATGATGAATAACTTACTTGAAAATCTAGGTCCTTTTTTCttggaaaattatttgttgGGCTTGAATATGTTTTAGTCctgaaatttaaaaaagttctcttttaacaaaaattattatatctcaagtttattcttcaatttatttCTTTCACATTATATTAATGCTTGCTTTCTTCGCCAACGGAGTATTGATGTGGTGATGGAAAATTATTGTAGCTTTTGATGATTCATgttggttattttttattttttattttttgtttatgtacCATGCTTTTGGGATATTGCTAGCAATTTTGACACACATGTTTGATTGGAATTATGTATGCGTTTAATTAGTTTAGTGTTAGAATGATAACTTAGACTTTCATGTAATatagtttatttcaaattagATTACTTTGAATTGGCTAACTTCGAATTAGTTAGTTTTGGAACAGTTCACTTTGAATCAATTCCCTTGGATAGCAACTTAGATTCCgatttttgtatttagtttattaggtattgtaaatttgtagtcattatatttttcatttcattgttACTTGCATTAAGGCATATTCCTAAGTGAGGTATTTCTGAACCCGAAACCGTAATCAACGAAATCAGATTTCACTTAAAATTGAAAGCTTCACTTCAAGCTACTTGAGACCAAACTTAATAAAAAGCTACTGacaaatcaaaaagttttttttttggggagaaataaaccaaaaaaggtTCTTAAAATCCCATAAAAGTGggattcaatatatatatatatatatatatatatatgtataataagAAAGCCATAAAAGCAATTGTGGTCTATAATGCATATTCTACCCGAAATGAAAAAATTCCACTAAAATGACGTGCAGGCTGGAATTGCAACCGATATGTAATAGAGGTTTATTGCACCAGTTTATGAGTTGTTTTACAGACACAATAAAttatcacaacatttttacaatagttAAAATGTCACTTCCTCGaaggtcaaaataaaaccaaaccgttaaacatttgtatttttttttttttgggaactgAAATCTTAAGTTGAAGGCGCTATTTCTTCAACTTATAATTTCAGTTCAAAAAAATTGAGTGTGTAACATTGCACGCATAACAAACAATGCCCATTAATTAATGTCCTCTGTCGTCTCCTTAACTACTGCTTCTTATTTTGTTTGAGATTTGGGTTGTAGtggttgaattaaaaaaaaaaaaaaaaaaatttgtcgcattttatattattattattattatttgatttggTAAAAATACCCTCACTAAActctaaaatgataaaaataccCAACTACTATATAAATCCGAGCCTTCCCTCATATTTCGCGGTTGCTTTTGCCCTGCTtgatagggatggcaatggggcagGGTGGagccgaaggatggggtcttcatCCCCGTCTCGCATGATTTTGTCTTGCCCCATCTCTGTCTcgccccgcatgacggggaatACTTTCTTACCCCATCCCTGCCCCCGCGAGTCCCTGTGAAGCCCCATCCCACctcgtaaaactctactttttgttaatttgccctacaactagtacaattttttttaatgaaacttatttcattaataaaaatatacttgaaattacaaatttattccatcaaatcaaatcaatttttagaaaaaaaaattgaataatatatccaagtgtttaacaagacaatcataaaaataaaataaaaatatcatagtataacacataacaaaataaagacagagaatcacattgggtagaataaaatatgctaatattaatatgttagTTTAAATAGTAaagttttagggtatgaaaaatttacaattataacccttagtAATGCGGAGTAGGGTGGGGACGGGgaggggtgggtctaaaaagtctaaacccatccccgtcCCGCCTCGTGGTGTGAGGGTAAAATCTTACCCCATCTCCGCCCCACTACCTTTGCGGGGCAGGGAAAACCCGTGCAGGGCGGGGAAAAATTGACATCCTTACTGCTTGAGTCTTAAGAGAAAAAAACCGTGACTCAACTCCCAATCTCGAGTAAGTATCACACTTGATCCCCATCAACTTAATATAAAAACCACATCAATCCATGACTTTTTGTGTATATGCGTTGTGGTTTGCGTGTTTTCTTTGtgtacaagtttttttttttttttttttttagtttttgtatttgatatggttatttttatgttttattttattttatttatttttagtttaggGTTTCTCCTTCAATTGATTTGGGgatttttcatgttttatttgattaaaataggCATCTGATTGTTCTTGCTCTCattataaaatatgaaatggCTAACAGCATTTATAGTTGGGTttctgaattattttttttgtttctttaattgtTTTCTGTGTTTGTTAAAGTTGGACAAGTTTACACTTCCTTTTTATGTGTAGTGATGGGGAAAATCATTTTTAACCATAGGGCATATGCAACTTGAGCAGTATGTATAATATCACTTGCTAGGATCTACTGGTGCAtgggcctttttctttttttttttcctttgaacaCCGATTCTTGAATGGAGAAGTTGAATAAAACTACTCATTCCTACTGAGGACCTTACAGAATTTTGAATAATGAAAATGCTTCATTTGGATGCTTAGAATCTAGGATGCATGGACACTTTATTTGGGGTTTCATAACTATGTCTTACTTGTATTGTAATGGTGTTTTATCTGTCATATCAATatattatgttataatttttcacaattgcTCATGTCGCCGTATTGTACCTGTGTCCGTGCATCCTAGCTTAGAATGTGGGTGATGCTTAGATGACAATTAATGGTTATAGTTATGCAAAATGAGTGATATATTTGGTACAATGATTGTTGTTATTTCACACCATGTGAGAATATATAAATCTCATTGTTATTCATTATATTACaaggttattttattttattttataaatactaCCATAATCATGCTACAACATAAAAAGTACTGTTTATGGACCATGATACAGCATTAACAGATGGGTAAGAAAAAGGGGACTTCGAATCCCATCCCTAAACCATCCAAATTAAGGGGAAGAAATACCCCTTAATGAAATGATATTTGACATCTAACAAGGGGAAGAAATACCATCTTTCAGATTTCCAGCAGCTGGTTGAGAAAATGTATTAGAatagaaatttaattatgtttactCACTACTTAGATTTTGATTGAGCAAAATTTTGAGTGTTGAAGAATAGATGGAGAATTTTGAAGGAAATGCCATTATATGATATTAAGGGCCAAGGAAATCTTGTAGTTGCTTGTTGTGTCttacataattttattagaatatATGATAAGGAGAATGTGAGATTTTTGATAAGTGAGTGTAACTTAGATAACTTGGGAAGCAATGCTGGGGCAATAGTAGTCAAGAAAACATAGATAGGATACATGATGAGAAGATGAAAGTTATGTGTGACAACATAGCTCGGTCTATTTGTGGGCTGTAtacaatttttctattatttctatgTTATAGTTAGTATGGATATTGTGGTTTTGAAGATTGTAATATatactttttccttttagtGGGGGGAATGCCCTTGCATTACCTGGCAACTCATTTGCTTGGGATATTTAGAAGTTTATAattatcaataaacttattGATTGAATGTTCCCTAGTTGTCTTAGGTTacttatcaatttaatttctgaAAAGTTTCAGAGATAAGAAGAATTTGAGAGACAAAGAAGAACAGTAGAAAAGGATAGAAAAATATGAGTAGCTCAATTCTCTAATTGAAACACAAGCAACCTATTTATATAGAGTTTTATACACAAACAGCAACACTAACAGATTAGCAGCCACTTAACAACTCTCTAAGTAAATCTGTTTTTGTTACTAATAATCacatgttataaataatttattcacTTGGTTTGTTTCTATATTTACTATGGTTCCTAGCTTGATTAGAAGTCAATGTTAGGTGCTATTATAAAAAGATGCAGGAGACTCAGGAGTAATGACTCATCAATTGTTATTCTGTCTTATTAATAAAACCCTTTTGCTTTTCAGAGTTGCTGAGGTCTTCTCTACGTCAATTATGGCAGTAATCAATATGAGTATGAAACTTCTGATAGACACAGAAAACCTCAAGATGCTTTTTGCTGAAGCTGACAAGGACTTCATCGACTTCCTCTTTCACATTCTCCGCCTGCCACTTGGAACTATCATTCCTCTTCTGAAAAATCAAGGGACAGTGGACAGCTTTGGAAACATTTATGATAGCATTGAAAATTTAAGTACTACTTACATTCAACCAAACGTGAACAAAGAGACTCTCTTGAAGCACAAAGTGCACATCTCTGGCGGTACTGGTGAGGTCCCTCTCCTATTGCCAGACATTGAATCATCATCAACGTCCAGGAAATTCTATAGGTGTTCTAGAATCCAAAACAGCAACTGTTACGGATGTGTGGCTGACAACTGTAGTGCATTATGCCCTTATTGCCAGGGTTCTATGACCAGCGATGTAAGTTTTGTAGACCCACCAACCACAAATAATACGGTCTCTAGTGATGGAGGATACGTGAAAGGGGTGGTTACATACATGATTATGGATGATCTGGAGGTGAAACCCATGTCCACAATTTCCAGTATCACCCTGCTTAATAAGTTTAATGTCAAGCAATTAGGGGATCTTGAGGAGAAAGTGGTTGAATTGGGCATGGAGGAGGTATGTTGGTCATTActtgctctctttctttctttgtacattctattttatttatttaatggaaGACGATTTTAGGGAAACAACTATTTTTCccatgttttcatttttgttagggTGTAAAATTGCTCAAGGCTTCTCTGCAGTCGAAGAATGTCTTGACTGATGTCTTCCTCCCAAAGCTGGAACAAGAAGTTAACGTAGAGACTGAATTTCTAGGTGCAAAAGTTGTGTAGTATTCCAAAATGTTTTTTGTTGCAAAGAAGTTTTAAATCTCAGTCTAAGTGCCTGAAGATGACTGAGGGCATAACGCAACTAAACTGCCTCCCCCACCAACTCTTTTTGGTGCCAATGTGCATAATATATAACTTTCTTGAAactctactcttttttttttttttttttttttttctttggaaaaatatttgttGGTCTTGAATCTGTTTTaattgatgtgattttttttatatgatctTTAAAAATTTCCGTAGAGATCGACCTGGCaatctttaattatatatatttttaattttatttttcccttttaggtttatgttttgttttcttctgttggaaatggaaaattattgttGCGTTCGATGATTCACATTGttcattttttcaaaagatttcTATATCTTGGAAGATTTGTATTTGTACCAAGCTTTAGGGATAGGTATTAACACATTTGACAAATGTGTTTTATGTTTATGATCATTTTGTgtgttttcaattgaaaatttctgTTGTGTTGTCTAGTTTAAAAAAGTTAAGGAACTCACCgtctacttttttatttatttaataatgaacaaagtttctcttcaaactagtttggagagaaaccctacaaactcatcacatatatttatattgagtgtgaattttgaaaatctaaccgttggatttcatgttccttatgttcttaacatgcatatcaaatttcgtttaaattggatattatttactatttgatcaattaacttattttttatatacaattttagattacaaaaacttgaaattataacatttatttgatgacatagcaattgatctttaattttcttgaaattttgtaagcattaagGATGTAAtaagaacatataatccaacggttaaattttcaaaatttacactcaatataaatatacatgatgagtttgtagggtttctctccaaactagtttggagagaaactttgttctttaATAATTCAATGGTTGGAAGGGTTTTGAACCTTAGATGTATCATTTGAAAATACTAGGAAGTGCCAATCAATTGAGTGACATGGCTCCTTGCGAACAGACGTGTACTAGATGATTACCATTTGGTCACATCTTGTTGAGTCCAGGTGTCGCTTTAGTTCTTCTAAgttgtatttgattttaatgTTCAAAGATTTCATTTAGAAGTGTAGTCTTTCAGTTCATACCAATCATAATCTGTAGCATCAATAAAGAGATGATCTTTATGTTTGAATACCAACTATAATCTGTAGCATCAATGAAGAGATGATCTTTatgtttgaaagaaaa of Quercus lobata isolate SW786 chromosome 8, ValleyOak3.0 Primary Assembly, whole genome shotgun sequence contains these proteins:
- the LOC115954443 gene encoding uncharacterized protein LOC115954443, yielding MAVINMSMKLLIDTENLKMLFAEADKDFIDFLFHILRLPLGTIIPLLKNQGTVDSFGNIYDSIENLSTTYIQPNVNKETLLKHKVHISGGTGEVPLLLPDIESSSTSRKFYRCSRIQNSNCYGCVADNCSALCPYCQGSMTSDVSFVDPPTTNNTVSSDGGYVKGVVTYMIMDDLEVKPMSTISSITLLNKFNVKQLGDLEEKVVELGMEEGVKLLKASLQSKNVLTDVFLPKLEQEVNVETEFLGAKVV